One genomic region from Ardenticatenales bacterium encodes:
- a CDS encoding glycosyltransferase: protein MRSQLADPVVVLSSIEWNFTWQRHQALASVLARLSPQVVFVESLPKRIPRLDELNRISRRLFRSRGHQAEVVPVATQWRPSNLHVLSPVALPAVYSFLNALNRRLFLPRLAEQIERFLSAPPLVINYSPTQAAVDLCRILQPRALIYDYVDCWSADPRTPRPILQAHRRMLGMADVVTTPARFLAEEARQWTGKPVQVVGHGVDFDLFNQLSHEQVRKPARKLGYFGGIGPYLDYDFLLALAEQFQILLVGPLRLTLPPHENITWRPMVPHRQVVREIADCDAFVLPYKTDAYAQGVNPIKLLECFATGRPVVGTPIPAIQQYAEVMMVAETGQEAVRMLRSMDVYESEDKRCRRLQIARENSWEMAAEHVLAMVPVLSG, encoded by the coding sequence ATGAGGTCGCAGCTTGCTGATCCCGTCGTAGTGCTATCCTCGATTGAATGGAATTTCACCTGGCAGCGACACCAGGCGCTGGCATCCGTGCTGGCGCGCCTCAGTCCACAGGTCGTTTTCGTGGAAAGCTTGCCCAAACGCATTCCCCGCTTAGATGAACTAAACAGGATCAGTCGCCGCCTGTTCCGCTCTCGTGGGCATCAGGCTGAGGTGGTGCCGGTCGCCACGCAGTGGCGTCCATCTAACTTGCATGTGCTTTCTCCTGTTGCTTTGCCCGCTGTATATTCATTCTTGAATGCCCTCAATCGCCGTTTGTTTCTGCCACGGCTGGCGGAACAAATAGAACGCTTCCTATCCGCGCCGCCCCTTGTAATCAATTATTCACCGACGCAAGCGGCGGTTGATTTGTGTCGAATTCTGCAGCCCCGCGCCCTTATCTACGACTATGTTGATTGCTGGAGTGCTGATCCGCGTACGCCGCGCCCCATCTTGCAGGCGCACCGCCGCATGTTGGGGATGGCTGACGTCGTGACTACGCCTGCGCGTTTTCTTGCCGAAGAAGCGCGACAGTGGACCGGTAAGCCGGTTCAGGTCGTTGGACATGGCGTGGATTTCGATCTGTTTAATCAGTTGAGTCATGAGCAAGTGAGAAAGCCGGCGCGAAAGCTCGGGTATTTTGGTGGCATTGGCCCCTACCTGGACTATGACTTTCTGTTGGCGTTGGCGGAGCAGTTTCAAATCTTGCTGGTGGGGCCGTTGCGATTAACGCTGCCACCGCATGAGAACATTACCTGGCGGCCCATGGTCCCCCATCGCCAGGTTGTGCGCGAGATCGCGGATTGCGATGCTTTTGTGCTGCCCTATAAAACGGATGCGTATGCTCAGGGAGTCAATCCAATCAAGTTGTTGGAATGTTTTGCCACGGGGCGTCCCGTGGTGGGGACGCCGATTCCTGCTATTCAACAGTATGCGGAAGTGATGATGGTGGCGGAGACGGGCCAGGAAGCGGTGAGGATGCTGCGTTCGATGGACGTTTATGAGAGTGAAGACAAGCGTTGCCGTCGCTTGCAGATTGCGCGCGAAAACAGTTGGGAGATGGCAGCGGAGCATGTTTTGGCGATGGTCCCAGTTTTGTCAGGGTGA
- a CDS encoding alkaline phosphatase family protein has protein sequence MTELSRKRLLLLGLDGVTWRLLDPLIADGYMPNLAHLKETGAWGDLESTLPPVTAAAWPTFQTGVVPGKHGALDFNQYTGDNYKTHPVSASVVKIPTMWQLFSDAGKKVVCVNVPVTYPPRPINGFMVTGILTPGLSGEFTYPPELSDELRQRFPGYIILTPQTLFNTSRLEDFVDKCIHTEEERIELFMYLLQEKCPDWDVAMFHVQQLDILQHAVYWWLDKSGPRFDPEKYAIAARAYQAVDKIIGRIMALMTPDTMLAVLSDHGHGPIYRTVNVNSLLAQEGLLSFNRQRGGNLVRKGINLALRLDRWNLNRRLGRQRRRKLVDSLNQQVAVNWGQTKAFMVNGWVWPLIYINVAGRESQGIVQPGAEYDEVKAQIMRILTDLRDPETGASVFEQVLSGDEAFPGGNGRIPDVTGVPTAGFEFSSSFYQEVGDIFRSNLLKRDHTGSHSMDGIVTLVGPTIAPGELSDARLVDMFATSLAWMDMPIPDNTDGKVLQTAFTTPIQERFYAGEASAAALTGDDAFTADEVQEIEDRLRALGYMS, from the coding sequence ATGACTGAATTATCACGAAAGCGTTTGCTTTTGTTGGGACTGGATGGCGTTACCTGGCGTTTGCTCGATCCCTTGATTGCCGATGGTTATATGCCTAACCTGGCGCACCTGAAGGAGACAGGGGCCTGGGGGGACCTGGAATCCACCCTGCCCCCCGTGACAGCGGCTGCCTGGCCGACCTTCCAGACGGGCGTTGTGCCTGGCAAGCATGGCGCGTTGGACTTTAATCAGTACACGGGAGACAACTACAAGACGCACCCCGTCAGCGCATCGGTGGTCAAGATTCCCACAATGTGGCAGTTATTCAGCGATGCCGGCAAAAAAGTCGTCTGCGTCAATGTTCCCGTCACCTATCCCCCGCGCCCCATCAACGGATTCATGGTTACCGGGATATTGACGCCGGGCTTGTCCGGCGAGTTTACCTACCCGCCCGAACTATCTGACGAACTGCGGCAACGGTTCCCAGGTTACATTATTCTCACGCCGCAAACCTTGTTTAATACCTCCCGCCTGGAAGACTTCGTTGACAAATGCATCCATACCGAAGAAGAAAGAATCGAACTCTTTATGTATTTGCTGCAAGAAAAATGCCCCGATTGGGACGTAGCCATGTTCCATGTACAGCAGTTGGACATTTTGCAGCACGCCGTTTATTGGTGGCTGGACAAAAGTGGTCCCCGCTTTGACCCGGAAAAATACGCTATTGCCGCCCGCGCTTACCAGGCCGTCGATAAGATCATCGGTCGCATTATGGCCCTGATGACCCCGGATACGATGTTGGCCGTATTATCCGATCATGGTCATGGCCCCATTTATCGCACCGTCAACGTTAACAGCCTGCTAGCCCAGGAAGGACTGCTCTCGTTCAATCGCCAGCGCGGCGGCAACCTGGTGCGTAAAGGTATCAATCTGGCCCTGCGCCTGGATCGCTGGAACCTCAATCGCCGCCTGGGGCGGCAGCGTCGCCGCAAGCTCGTGGACAGCCTGAACCAACAGGTGGCCGTCAATTGGGGGCAGACGAAAGCATTTATGGTCAATGGTTGGGTGTGGCCCCTCATCTACATCAACGTCGCTGGACGCGAATCGCAGGGTATCGTGCAACCTGGGGCGGAATATGACGAGGTGAAGGCGCAGATAATGCGCATATTGACGGACCTGCGCGATCCGGAAACAGGCGCGTCGGTTTTCGAACAGGTCTTGTCCGGTGATGAGGCGTTCCCTGGCGGAAATGGGCGTATCCCGGACGTGACGGGCGTTCCCACCGCGGGCTTCGAGTTTAGCTCCTCCTTTTACCAGGAAGTGGGCGACATCTTCCGCTCCAACCTGCTCAAGCGTGACCACACTGGTTCGCACTCCATGGATGGTATCGTGACCCTGGTCGGGCCGACGATTGCCCCTGGCGAACTGTCAGACGCCAGATTGGTGGATATGTTTGCTACATCATTGGCCTGGATGGACATGCCTATCCCCGATAACACGGATGGAAAAGTGCTGCAAACCGCGTTTACGACCCCCATACAGGAACGGTTTTACGCGGGGGAGGCCAGCGCCGCGGCCCTGACCGGCGACGACGCCTTCACGGCGGACGAGGTTCAGGAGATCGAAGATCGGTTGCGCGCGTTGGGCTATATGTCATGA
- a CDS encoding O-antigen ligase family protein — MPASKDPASSSKPSPSAWKIPWFNTRLTTDIRWYFSAQPLFWLLGIEFFAPVALMGWFLFKRLLMNARLRIPVATWSAIMLFLWQLAHISTVQSGEMDLFVKAQGTLLALICLFVVIYNAADTSQKWTDILVSIERLGNIALFFGALFILGLWSGKFRSLLGIVLPRALVSGSFFFSSLAERQLGVSEPATGFRRVQSTFWHPNGYAAVLLLLFGIQWYLLRRDGWRKQPWRVLALILTLAQLFFTYSRTSYVALIMMAFVLWWLEKGNYRNRLLRLLFVAGMLTGFVLYVFIALLAEGTITFSLLNQFVYGIRPYSISTRLLIYQETWRLLLQKPLWGWSTLVRIEGLPSYFSAGSHSDFLSILFQYGIPALLFYLVFLVSIWRVQVKGYRLAQDPEAKRFFAVAMAIMLAIVLRQLTSGLFWDVYVASVIWGIWALSLARYTLLQRQTQTVSS; from the coding sequence ATGCCGGCATCAAAAGACCCCGCATCAAGCAGCAAACCCTCTCCGTCAGCCTGGAAGATTCCCTGGTTTAATACACGGCTGACCACCGATATTCGCTGGTACTTTTCTGCCCAGCCGCTATTCTGGCTCTTGGGCATCGAGTTTTTTGCGCCGGTTGCCCTGATGGGCTGGTTTTTGTTCAAGCGGCTGCTCATGAATGCGCGGCTACGAATCCCTGTGGCGACCTGGTCCGCAATAATGCTGTTCCTCTGGCAATTGGCCCATATTTCGACCGTGCAAAGCGGCGAAATGGATTTGTTTGTCAAAGCACAGGGAACCCTGTTGGCCTTAATCTGCCTGTTTGTTGTGATTTACAATGCCGCCGACACATCCCAAAAGTGGACCGATATACTCGTTTCAATTGAGCGATTAGGGAACATTGCCCTGTTCTTCGGCGCGCTGTTCATCCTGGGGCTTTGGTCAGGCAAATTCCGCTCCTTGTTAGGCATTGTTCTGCCGCGGGCACTGGTTTCAGGTTCTTTTTTCTTTAGTTCTCTGGCGGAACGACAATTGGGTGTGTCAGAACCCGCTACCGGTTTTCGACGAGTCCAGTCAACTTTTTGGCATCCAAATGGGTATGCGGCCGTCCTCTTGCTTTTGTTTGGTATTCAATGGTATCTACTGCGACGAGATGGATGGCGCAAACAACCCTGGCGCGTGTTGGCCTTGATCCTAACCTTGGCGCAACTTTTCTTCACCTATTCGCGCACAAGCTACGTTGCCTTGATCATGATGGCCTTTGTTCTTTGGTGGCTGGAAAAGGGCAACTATCGTAATCGCCTGTTAAGACTGCTGTTTGTTGCCGGCATGTTAACCGGATTCGTCCTGTACGTGTTCATTGCGCTTCTGGCCGAAGGAACCATCACCTTCAGCTTGCTGAATCAGTTTGTTTATGGAATCCGCCCCTACAGCATTAGCACGCGCTTGCTCATTTACCAGGAGACCTGGCGGTTGTTGCTACAGAAGCCCTTGTGGGGGTGGTCAACATTGGTGCGGATTGAAGGACTCCCTTCCTATTTTTCCGCCGGCAGTCATAGCGATTTTCTCAGCATCCTATTCCAGTATGGCATTCCTGCCTTATTGTTCTATCTCGTGTTCCTGGTCAGTATCTGGCGTGTCCAGGTCAAGGGGTATCGTCTGGCGCAAGACCCAGAAGCAAAACGATTCTTTGCCGTTGCTATGGCCATCATGTTGGCAATCGTCTTGCGCCAATTGACCTCCGGTCTATTCTGGGATGTGTATGTTGCGAGCGTCATATGGGGCATATGGGCCTTGTCTCTGGCGCGTTATACGCTACTGCAACGCCAGACCCAGACAGTTTCTTCATGA
- a CDS encoding WecB/TagA/CpsF family glycosyltransferase — protein sequence MTQEHETTLCWPRHNIFNVPVDALTVDQLHAWILRSVRRNERALVLNVNVHALNLAYEQGWFADYLNQAEIVFCDGAGVMLAARLLGFHIPERITYADWMWQFAAFAAEHQLSFYFLGGQPGVAAAAGDKLRARFPDLRIAGIQHGYFDKTPGSSENEAVVQEISRLQPNILLMGLGMPLQERWLQENWPRLNANIALTGGAVFDYLSGQLQRAPAWMTNNGLEWLGRLLIEPKRLWRRYVLGNPLFFWRVLQYKTRYQTAPPTSNKS from the coding sequence ATGACGCAAGAGCATGAGACGACATTGTGCTGGCCTCGACATAATATCTTCAACGTGCCCGTTGATGCCCTGACCGTTGACCAACTTCACGCGTGGATTTTGCGCAGCGTACGCCGCAACGAGCGTGCGCTGGTCCTGAACGTAAACGTACATGCACTGAATCTGGCTTATGAACAGGGCTGGTTCGCTGACTACCTCAATCAGGCGGAAATTGTCTTCTGTGATGGCGCGGGTGTGATGCTGGCGGCGCGCTTGCTGGGGTTCCACATCCCGGAGCGCATCACTTATGCCGATTGGATGTGGCAGTTCGCCGCTTTTGCCGCCGAGCACCAACTCTCTTTCTACTTTCTTGGCGGGCAGCCCGGCGTGGCGGCGGCAGCAGGGGATAAGTTGCGCGCGCGTTTTCCTGATTTGCGAATTGCCGGCATTCAACATGGCTACTTCGACAAAACCCCCGGCAGTAGCGAAAACGAGGCGGTCGTGCAAGAAATCAGCCGCCTGCAACCCAACATCTTGCTGATGGGTCTGGGTATGCCGTTGCAAGAGAGATGGCTGCAAGAGAATTGGCCGCGGCTTAATGCTAATATCGCCCTGACCGGTGGCGCGGTGTTCGATTATTTGTCTGGACAGCTACAACGCGCCCCGGCCTGGATGACCAATAATGGCTTGGAATGGTTAGGGCGACTGTTGATTGAACCCAAACGGTTGTGGCGGCGGTATGTCCTGGGCAATCCCCTTTTTTTCTGGCGCGTGCTTCAATATAAAACGCGGTATCAGACTGCGCCACCCACATCCAACAAAAGTTAG